In Streptomyces violaceusniger Tu 4113, one DNA window encodes the following:
- a CDS encoding Hsp70 family protein, translating into MTATGIDFGTTNSVAAQWNGAYVEVLELGGYGLDADWRRPGFECLFPSVVGTSSLRPGTLFGWEAKLRSESAVEACKRMLRDEQLVTIGNRRFAATTAAAGVFRTMARVAEEEAATDIAPAVVTVPANATGAARYRTREAAKVAGVAVQALLNEPTAAAIAYAHALEETGEFLVFDWGGGTMDSTILLHEDGFFDEKASRGVNRLGGLEIDERLKRLVLERAPACRQWTPSEQRQFGLDIERSKILLSQQSSVHVITPDGSGVEITQEEFSEEIQDLISRALDPVEACLEDLRMDPGELTAVLMIGGSSQIPAVRAAVAEALGCVPVGADLCNPMTAVAEGAAIAAASLNGELDSIVQVVNSHALGTVTTERGGRRSFSTIIPRNQPLPQIRKKSYTPTKDNLASLQVEVWEGDPDKPVDHPDNVRLTVLTLEYKRRCSAQDGTFELDYTYTKEGLLEVKATLVKTGEVVLNEPVSSFGTTGASPEVEKELAHLMSLRGAPHRSAPLPTHPHRTKPDVPLAQAGSKRGKASPEVLARLAATADNRPLVVDGSNLAWISSASRAAGGRPRFAILEQGVAALQRRYPNRDIHVVVDATLRHDVAEEERAAVQAAIDARQVVQPPAGTEGRGDALVVDIANAVDGVIVSNDNFAPLQASNPWLRTSRRMLGATLSQGVWVFSSRIPPLNNGARYKR; encoded by the coding sequence GTGACCGCGACGGGCATCGACTTCGGAACGACTAACTCGGTGGCCGCTCAGTGGAACGGCGCGTACGTGGAGGTCCTGGAACTCGGCGGCTACGGACTCGACGCCGACTGGCGACGGCCCGGCTTCGAGTGTCTCTTCCCTTCCGTGGTAGGCACCAGCTCGCTGCGTCCCGGAACGCTCTTCGGCTGGGAGGCCAAGCTCCGTTCGGAGAGCGCCGTGGAAGCGTGTAAGCGCATGCTCCGTGACGAACAGCTGGTCACGATCGGCAACAGGCGCTTCGCGGCGACCACGGCTGCCGCAGGAGTGTTCCGCACCATGGCCAGAGTGGCGGAGGAGGAGGCGGCGACCGACATCGCACCGGCCGTGGTCACCGTCCCGGCCAATGCGACGGGCGCAGCGCGCTATCGGACACGCGAGGCGGCCAAGGTCGCGGGCGTCGCCGTACAGGCCCTGCTCAACGAGCCGACGGCGGCGGCCATCGCGTACGCCCATGCCCTGGAGGAAACCGGGGAGTTCCTGGTCTTCGACTGGGGTGGCGGCACCATGGACTCCACCATCCTGCTCCACGAGGACGGGTTCTTCGACGAGAAGGCGTCCCGCGGAGTGAACCGCCTCGGTGGGCTCGAAATCGACGAACGTCTCAAACGCCTGGTTCTCGAACGGGCACCGGCATGCCGTCAGTGGACCCCGTCCGAACAACGCCAGTTCGGGCTCGACATCGAGCGATCGAAGATCCTCCTGTCGCAGCAGAGCAGCGTCCACGTCATCACGCCCGACGGCAGCGGAGTGGAGATCACCCAGGAGGAGTTCTCCGAGGAGATCCAGGACCTCATCTCCCGAGCCCTGGACCCCGTCGAGGCCTGCTTGGAAGACCTCCGCATGGACCCGGGTGAGCTCACCGCCGTCCTGATGATCGGGGGGAGCAGCCAGATCCCGGCCGTACGAGCCGCGGTCGCCGAGGCCCTCGGATGCGTGCCGGTCGGCGCGGACCTGTGCAACCCGATGACTGCCGTGGCGGAGGGTGCCGCGATCGCGGCCGCTTCCCTGAACGGCGAACTCGACAGCATCGTCCAGGTGGTCAACTCCCATGCGCTGGGCACGGTGACGACCGAGCGTGGTGGTCGGCGCAGCTTCAGCACCATCATCCCGCGGAACCAGCCGCTTCCACAGATCCGCAAGAAGTCGTACACGCCGACGAAGGACAACCTGGCGTCTCTCCAGGTCGAGGTGTGGGAGGGCGACCCGGACAAGCCGGTCGACCACCCGGACAATGTCCGGCTCACCGTACTCACCCTTGAATACAAGAGACGGTGCTCAGCGCAGGACGGAACGTTCGAACTCGACTACACCTACACCAAGGAAGGGCTGCTCGAAGTCAAGGCGACGCTCGTCAAAACAGGCGAGGTCGTTCTCAACGAACCGGTGTCGAGCTTCGGCACGACCGGGGCATCACCCGAGGTCGAGAAAGAGCTGGCTCACCTGATGTCCCTGCGCGGGGCACCCCATCGCAGCGCCCCGCTGCCCACGCATCCTCACCGGACCAAGCCCGACGTCCCCCTGGCGCAGGCAGGCTCGAAGCGCGGCAAGGCCTCCCCGGAGGTCCTGGCGCGCCTCGCCGCCACGGCGGACAACCGTCCGCTGGTGGTCGACGGCTCGAACCTCGCCTGGATCTCCAGCGCCAGCCGGGCCGCCGGCGGCCGACCGCGTTTCGCCATCCTGGAACAGGGCGTCGCCGCCCTGCAGCGTCGCTATCCCAACCGGGACATTCACGTCGTCGTCGACGCGACGCTCCGCCACGACGTGGCCGAGGAGGAGCGAGCGGCCGTGCAGGCAGCGATCGACGCACGCCAGGTGGTGCAGCCGCCGGCGGGCACCGAGGGGCGTGGAGACGCACTCGTCGTCGACATCGCCAATGCCGTGGACGGGGTGATCGTCTCGAACGACAACTTCGCGCCGCTCCAAGCCTCCAACCCCTGGCTGCGAACCTCCAGGCGCATGCTCGGCGCGACGCTCTCCCAAGGGGTCTGGGTGTTCAGCTCACGGATCCCGCCGCTCAACAACGGTGCGCGTTACAAGAGATGA
- a CDS encoding DUF429 domain-containing protein encodes MGIDRFIGIDLAWAQSGARTKPNETGVAAIDTHGVVIECGWTRGLEETMSWLARTAVDGSTLAFVDAPLVVDNPAGQRPCEREVGRRYGRWKVSANSTNQSSPRRAGVLLRERLEESGWSYDDGRGGPPTGGLVFSECYPYTTLVGAAELGYDQERPTYKRRPARVQTAQWRAVRAAECDRLIGHMTGLATADPPFLLSSHPVSRQLLSEPSPQKAADYKHREDLIDALLCAWTAALWYRHGLARCQVLGADSSLPPGQAPTIIAPARLEQRRDGETRPIEGNQPLDGPSPVASRH; translated from the coding sequence ATGGGAATCGATCGGTTCATAGGCATCGACCTCGCCTGGGCACAGAGCGGAGCCCGCACCAAGCCCAATGAAACAGGGGTGGCCGCCATCGACACGCACGGCGTCGTGATCGAATGCGGCTGGACCCGTGGCCTCGAGGAGACGATGTCATGGCTGGCCAGGACAGCCGTCGACGGATCGACCCTGGCATTCGTCGATGCACCGCTGGTCGTCGACAACCCGGCCGGCCAGCGGCCCTGTGAGCGGGAGGTCGGCCGGCGGTACGGCCGTTGGAAGGTGAGCGCGAACAGCACCAACCAGAGCTCTCCCCGACGGGCCGGAGTGCTGCTGCGGGAACGGCTGGAGGAGTCGGGCTGGTCCTACGACGACGGCAGGGGCGGGCCGCCGACCGGCGGTCTGGTCTTCTCCGAGTGCTATCCGTACACGACCCTGGTCGGAGCCGCCGAACTGGGCTACGACCAGGAACGCCCCACGTACAAGCGCCGACCGGCACGGGTTCAGACGGCGCAGTGGCGAGCGGTACGGGCGGCGGAGTGCGACAGGCTGATCGGGCACATGACGGGCCTGGCCACCGCCGATCCGCCCTTCCTGCTCTCCTCCCACCCGGTCTCCCGTCAACTGCTCTCCGAGCCCTCACCTCAGAAAGCGGCTGACTACAAGCATCGGGAGGACCTCATCGACGCGCTGCTCTGTGCGTGGACGGCCGCACTGTGGTACCGGCACGGACTGGCGCGCTGCCAAGTGCTCGGAGCGGACAGCTCCCTGCCCCCGGGACAGGCTCCCACCATCATCGCGCCTGCCCGCCTTGAGCAGCGGCGTGACGGTGAGACGAGGCCAATCGAGGGAAATCAGCCGCTCGACGGTCCGTCGCCGGTGGCGTCACGGCACTGA
- a CDS encoding MerR family transcriptional regulator, with protein MPNSELMPIGIFARRTGLTSSALRFYADSELLQPAEVDPVSGYRYYSADQVAWATALRSLREIAMPLTSVAAVLNAGSDEAVRLIDEHVATVLEDAAAALRTAVVLKSSLVDTPSLPITALKGPVFADAVEQVLTATAHEPEMPVLVGLRLEATPEAVTLTATDRYRLSTRTLVPGEPATSAWAATVHGDELRAALTEIRRSTLVRVEATRHGIWLRLADREDQHCRLLTEEFPDYRLMLASLPEVNTRVTVSKDLLLRALEEHPGERVALRLAPHGMNILPAGDAHPDVPIPATVTGQDLRISFQLTTLYPAVSTAIGPEVMLDLRGADQPVTIRSADRGDLTTLAMPIKSHHSA; from the coding sequence GTGCCGAATTCTGAACTGATGCCGATCGGGATCTTCGCCCGGCGCACTGGTCTGACCTCAAGCGCCTTGCGGTTCTACGCCGACTCCGAACTGCTGCAGCCTGCCGAGGTCGACCCGGTCTCGGGCTACCGCTACTACAGCGCCGACCAGGTGGCATGGGCCACCGCGCTGCGCAGCCTCCGTGAGATCGCCATGCCCCTCACTTCTGTCGCGGCCGTCCTCAACGCCGGGTCTGACGAGGCGGTCCGGCTGATTGACGAGCACGTCGCCACAGTGCTTGAGGACGCGGCAGCCGCGCTGCGTACCGCCGTGGTTCTCAAGTCCTCGCTCGTCGATACGCCGAGTCTGCCGATCACCGCGCTGAAGGGCCCGGTCTTCGCTGACGCGGTCGAGCAGGTCCTGACCGCGACCGCCCACGAACCGGAGATGCCGGTACTCGTCGGCCTGCGACTTGAGGCGACGCCAGAAGCGGTCACGCTGACCGCCACCGACCGATACCGGCTCTCCACACGAACCCTGGTGCCTGGCGAACCAGCTACCTCGGCATGGGCTGCCACGGTCCACGGCGATGAGTTGCGGGCCGCGCTCACCGAGATCCGCCGCAGCACGCTGGTGCGTGTCGAGGCGACGCGGCATGGGATCTGGCTACGCCTGGCAGACAGAGAGGACCAGCACTGCCGGTTGCTGACCGAGGAGTTCCCCGACTACCGGCTGATGCTCGCGTCACTGCCCGAGGTCAACACCCGGGTAACGGTCTCGAAGGATCTACTCCTGAGAGCTCTGGAAGAACATCCCGGCGAGCGGGTCGCGCTGCGCCTGGCCCCCCACGGCATGAACATCCTGCCGGCCGGTGACGCACACCCCGACGTCCCGATCCCGGCCACCGTCACGGGGCAGGACCTGCGGATCTCCTTCCAGCTGACCACCCTCTATCCGGCCGTCAGCACCGCCATCGGCCCCGAGGTGATGCTCGACCTACGGGGAGCCGACCAACCCGTCACGATCCGCTCGGCCGATCGCGGCGATCTCACCACCCTGGCCATGCCCATCAAGTCCCACCACTCCGCCTGA
- a CDS encoding glycoside hydrolase domain-containing protein, translating into MDDKVLAAQKWVNKTYAGVSGYTRCPEDGRTGWATMYSLTMGLQKQLGISPVVANFGAGTLAKLTAHGSIGPDEPNVNIRKIVQHALFCKGYWGGDGEGNFDLLMAESVAAFKTDAGLGETSGMVQPKIFKALLTMDAYVLLAGGSEKVQSIQRWLNGRYVNKSTFFIGPCDGHFSRDVQQALMKAIQYEVGIPEDQATGVFGPGTQAGLKSHPVAQGDSGIFVQLFSAACVFNEPVNDGVSTYVTSFKSTFDSSLKEFVEQFQRFSVLDVTGRGDYQTWAQLLISTGDPERPVDASDTRYTITASRAKALYDAGYRAVGRYLYQPPDSIDKYIKPGELQDMFSAGLRVVPIFQDNGRLLSDFTYTKGFQHGLLAHERATFYGFNRSTVIYFAVDYDATNDQIASNIIPYFNGVSAGLANKGKRFVHGVYGSRNVCAQVTKETYARWSYVSGMSTGFSGNLGFPLPANWAFNQIKEFKFAPDFDLDKVAHRAGTDFGQGSVNKQTSPADDFIAYIERLYGLALDYGKGDPSRLVMEYVRHVTYANFAWWALIGDPDKDFIKYANGRDAFVWDEFKDPFTGYHIGAEHMLATCNAHYVKPQPSNPLRVNAGDVGGWGGDIITLYGEWRRDSDSYSSGYTYCEDKFAKIGVDSTFGFNDLLEDADGYLISERVRGGQDIVTAVRNHYRGSGGLTRIGDFLTKRFSGLAGTATDMARNMLTMSDDPTIALGRAKLIYGIAGYDTLLPEMLPADKLTEFCRGFADSLLARAGQEGLKKATYLANQKKNLRDSQ; encoded by the coding sequence TTGGACGACAAGGTTCTCGCAGCTCAGAAGTGGGTCAACAAGACGTACGCGGGCGTCAGCGGATATACCCGATGTCCGGAGGACGGGCGCACCGGCTGGGCGACGATGTACTCCCTCACCATGGGTTTGCAAAAGCAGCTCGGCATCAGCCCAGTGGTGGCAAACTTCGGCGCCGGCACTCTCGCGAAGCTCACCGCCCACGGCAGCATCGGCCCGGACGAGCCGAACGTCAACATCAGGAAGATCGTCCAGCACGCCCTGTTCTGTAAGGGGTACTGGGGCGGCGACGGCGAAGGGAACTTCGACCTCCTTATGGCCGAGTCCGTCGCCGCCTTCAAGACCGACGCCGGTCTCGGCGAAACCAGCGGCATGGTGCAGCCGAAGATCTTCAAGGCGCTGCTGACCATGGACGCGTACGTCCTGCTGGCCGGTGGCTCCGAGAAAGTGCAGAGCATCCAGCGTTGGCTCAACGGCCGGTACGTCAATAAGTCGACCTTCTTCATAGGCCCGTGCGACGGACACTTCTCGCGCGATGTGCAGCAGGCGCTGATGAAGGCGATCCAGTACGAGGTCGGCATCCCCGAGGACCAGGCCACGGGCGTGTTCGGACCCGGAACGCAGGCCGGTCTCAAGAGCCACCCGGTGGCGCAGGGGGACTCGGGCATCTTCGTGCAGCTGTTCTCTGCAGCCTGTGTGTTCAACGAGCCGGTCAACGACGGCGTAAGCACGTACGTCACCTCATTCAAGAGCACCTTCGACTCCTCACTCAAGGAATTCGTCGAACAGTTCCAGCGGTTCTCCGTGCTGGATGTGACCGGTCGTGGCGACTACCAGACATGGGCGCAATTACTGATCTCGACCGGCGACCCCGAGAGACCCGTCGACGCCTCCGACACCCGTTACACCATCACCGCCTCCCGAGCGAAGGCGCTCTACGACGCGGGATACCGGGCCGTCGGCCGCTACCTCTACCAGCCGCCGGACAGCATCGACAAATACATCAAGCCCGGGGAACTACAGGACATGTTCTCCGCCGGGCTTCGAGTGGTCCCGATCTTCCAGGACAACGGCAGACTCCTCTCGGACTTCACCTACACCAAGGGCTTCCAGCACGGCCTGCTCGCCCATGAGCGGGCCACGTTCTATGGCTTCAACCGCAGCACCGTGATCTATTTCGCGGTCGACTACGACGCGACCAACGACCAGATCGCGTCCAACATCATCCCCTACTTCAACGGGGTGTCCGCCGGGCTCGCCAACAAGGGGAAGCGGTTCGTCCACGGCGTCTACGGATCGCGGAATGTCTGCGCGCAGGTCACCAAGGAGACCTACGCCCGCTGGTCGTACGTCTCCGGCATGTCGACCGGATTCTCGGGCAATCTCGGTTTCCCACTGCCCGCGAACTGGGCCTTCAACCAGATCAAGGAGTTCAAGTTCGCCCCCGACTTCGACCTCGACAAGGTCGCCCACCGGGCGGGAACCGACTTCGGGCAGGGCTCGGTCAACAAGCAGACATCTCCCGCCGATGATTTCATCGCCTACATCGAGAGGCTCTATGGCCTGGCTCTCGACTACGGAAAGGGCGACCCGAGCCGCCTCGTCATGGAGTACGTCCGCCACGTGACGTACGCGAACTTCGCCTGGTGGGCACTCATCGGAGACCCGGACAAGGACTTCATCAAATACGCCAATGGCCGCGACGCCTTCGTCTGGGACGAGTTCAAGGACCCCTTCACCGGCTATCACATCGGCGCCGAGCACATGCTCGCGACCTGCAACGCGCACTATGTGAAGCCACAGCCCTCGAACCCCCTCCGAGTGAACGCGGGAGACGTGGGCGGCTGGGGCGGCGACATCATCACCCTTTACGGGGAGTGGCGGCGGGACAGCGACAGCTACTCTTCCGGCTACACCTACTGCGAGGACAAGTTCGCCAAGATCGGGGTGGACTCAACCTTCGGCTTCAACGACCTTCTCGAAGACGCGGACGGCTATCTGATCTCAGAACGGGTGCGCGGCGGCCAGGACATCGTCACGGCGGTCCGGAACCACTACCGCGGCAGCGGCGGCCTCACCCGGATCGGCGACTTCCTCACCAAACGGTTCAGCGGGCTTGCCGGCACCGCCACCGACATGGCCCGGAACATGCTGACGATGAGCGACGACCCCACCATCGCGCTGGGGCGGGCGAAGCTGATCTACGGCATCGCGGGGTACGACACGCTGCTGCCCGAGATGCTCCCCGCCGACAAGCTCACTGAATTTTGCCGGGGATTCGCCGACTCGCTGCTGGCCAGGGCCGGACAAGAGGGCCTGAAGAAGGCCACCTACCTCGCCAACCAGAAGAAGAACCTGAGAGATTCGCAATGA
- a CDS encoding SGNH/GDSL hydrolase family protein has protein sequence MKLPGQSTSAGELSDAWSTDSELGFVACSGAFTTDVAQQTSGYLGSNWKVVNLDGQFREAPQIDSGVLDENTTMVTLSIGGNDAGFPQVLKECALTGCPPEEEIKKKIDAAQSGDPNRNIVGVGPLLQLIRAEAPNAKIMVMGYPQLFGSIGLICVTGVGTTGAQVLHRMAVYMQQAEMKTVESLGDKNIVYANPDRSFDGKRACDDPEGINKLVKAQSGDGDFKCLSTDSGCISRESYHPNKTGTSAYADAMQQAIGSLREANDVPDSRRQRR, from the coding sequence ATGAAGCTTCCCGGGCAATCCACTTCGGCTGGCGAACTCTCCGACGCCTGGTCCACGGACAGCGAACTAGGGTTCGTCGCCTGCTCTGGGGCGTTCACCACGGATGTCGCCCAGCAAACGAGCGGCTACCTGGGCAGCAACTGGAAGGTGGTGAACCTGGATGGACAGTTCAGGGAAGCACCGCAAATCGACTCCGGCGTCCTCGACGAGAACACTACGATGGTCACCTTGTCCATCGGAGGAAATGATGCCGGCTTCCCGCAGGTGCTCAAGGAATGCGCGCTGACCGGCTGTCCTCCCGAAGAGGAAATCAAGAAGAAGATCGATGCCGCTCAGTCCGGCGACCCGAACCGTAATATCGTCGGCGTCGGCCCCTTGCTCCAGCTGATCCGCGCCGAGGCGCCGAATGCCAAGATCATGGTCATGGGGTATCCGCAGCTCTTCGGCAGCATCGGCCTCATCTGTGTGACCGGCGTGGGTACCACAGGGGCGCAGGTCCTCCACCGCATGGCCGTCTACATGCAGCAGGCCGAAATGAAGACCGTGGAAAGCCTCGGCGACAAGAACATCGTCTATGCCAATCCCGACCGCAGCTTCGACGGAAAACGGGCCTGTGACGACCCCGAGGGAATCAACAAGCTCGTCAAGGCGCAGAGCGGCGATGGGGATTTCAAGTGCCTCTCGACAGACAGTGGGTGCATCAGCAGGGAGAGCTATCACCCCAACAAGACTGGAACTTCCGCGTACGCTGATGCTATGCAGCAGGCGATCGGAAGTCTGCGCGAGGCGAATGACGTCCCGGACAGCAGGAGGCAACGCCGTTGA